The DNA sequence tgtaaaaaaaaaaatttaactgcactgtttttctttatcatttttatcTCAGGTTATTTCTTCtaattgatttcatttatttcacaaATGAACTGTTGGAGTTGTTTGTCATTGTAGCAGAAACACATGATTTAGTGGTTATTTATGAAACATGACTGTGATGTTGAAACTTGGTGTATGAGGTAAAATTCTGGGTGAATGTTTCTATTACGGTGTTTCTGTAGCATTGTGGCTATTGTTATTTTTCACATGAATTGCATAAATCTttctaaacatgtttatttttccagattcactttgtcattATTGTATAATAAAGTTGTCATGGTGGAGAGGTTGTGTatctttgtgttattttaataCACACTGTTGGAATTACCAGAGAGAGttcacaataaaataaagtaacatGCACTAAATGTTCACTGCCATGATATAGATAAAGTAAAGTAGGTCGACCTTTGCAAAAGTGTTTCCTTCTCACCTTCACCTACTCCACTATGCCTGAACTCTATTGTTCAACTCTCTTTTGTCTctcgtttgtttttttaatggttgactccaggtatttaaactcatctactGTTATTATCACTATTCCTTGCATGTTCACCTTTTCACCTGACCTGTCTAACTTCATTCACATACATGTAgtcttgcttctactgactttcaATAATCTTCTCTCCAGAGTTcacctccacctctcttccACCCTCTTCCTACTCTCACCGCAGATCACAGTGTCTACTGCACACATCATAGCTCCACCTTGGACCCATCTGCCACACATCTCTCCCACTTTCAACTTTCTCATGCAGTACCACAGCTCCTCTCTTGATACCCTATCGTATGTAGTTTCCACAAAGAGAAAGAACTTCTCAAAAACACTCTTAAACAAAGCATCTGTAATGGTCTTTCTTGTGAAACCATAGTGCTGCTCATTGATTGTTGTCTCTTTCCCACAGTCCTCAGTGTCCAGCCTCACATATAACTCACTGTAAGCCTTTTCCTTTGTGTATGCTTGCCTCCCAATTCTACTGTCTATTTTCTTTATCTCCCTGACTAGCCCATGTTTTCCTTGCTAAATGCTTCCTTTAAATACTTTCCTGTCCTCATTTCACCATCAAGTCTCCTTGTCCTCTTGACTCTGTTCAGTGGATACACCAAACAGCTACTGCTGTACTTTTCCTAGTGAAATGTCTTCTCTACTACTCAGTGCCTATCTTAACCCCTTGCTGAACTTTGTGCAACATTCCTCCTTCTTCAACTTCCACCACTTAATCCTTGCCTCTGCCTTCATTTACTTCCTCTTCTTAACATTCTCCCCTGACAACACCTTAGGTCTTCTGTCCTTTCcagattgctccctctgtgtaagATGTAGTCCACCTCTGTGCACATCTGTTTTTTTGAACCAGTGCGAGTAGTGCACTTGGTGGCTCCACCATGGCTTGTTCTGCCAGgtaaaggtaaaaaaataaaaaagatgttaAAGTGCAATAGCTTCACTTTCAGAGATGGAAAAgatgtgatttggtgctgtataaataaaacagaattgatTTAAACTAAgattaaattcaaaatgtaaAGTTTGATAACTTTATTAATTTTCCAAAACATGAGGAAAAATATTAAACGATTTCTAAGCTGCTACATGTCACAGCATGTCATGCTTGCATGCAAAGCATAGTCTGCATCTCATAACAGCTTTTTGTtgctctatcgcgatatttcaatGGCACTTCCTCTTAACTGATCTCTGTTTTTAAGGATGGATTTAAACAACATGCTGCCAAGAGCAGTTGCAGTTCAGCCTCATTTCCTGTGGGAGGTGGTTGAGAGCAGAGATCTATTCCCCTCAGAGAACAGAGTTTGTTTCTGTTCAGACAAAGCGAAACTAAACGAGAGTCACTGAGAGAGTGAAATGGCACAGCACAAAAATCTAATGGACAAGGAAAAATTCTGCTGTTCAATCTGCTTGGATTTACTGACGGATCCAGTGACCattccctgtggacacagctactgcatgaactgtattaaaacTCAATGGGATTCGGAGGATACAAAGCAAATCCACAGCTGCCCCCAGTGTAGGCAGACTTTCACACCAAGGCCTTCGCTGGTGAAGAGCACCATGTTAGCTGATTTAGTGGATGAGCTGAAGAAGATTGGGCTCCAAGCTGCTCCTTCTGATCACAGttatgctggacctgaagatgtggcctgtgattTCTGCACTGGAGTAAAACTGAAAGCCATGAAGTCTTGTTTAGTCTGTCTGGCgtcttactgtgagaaacacctccAGCCACACTATGATTCACTTACATtcaagaaacacaagctggtggacccctccaagaagctccaggacaacatctgctctcgtcatgatgaggtgatgaagatttATTGCCGTACTGATCatcagagtatctgttatctctgctcaatggatgaacataaaggccatAACACGatctcagctgcagcagaaaggactgagaggcagaaggagctcgaggtgagtcaagaaaatatccagcagagaatccaggacaGAGAAAAAGATGTGAAACTCCTTCAACACGAGGTGGAGGCCATCAGTCAGTCTGCTGAAAAAGCAGTGGAGGAAAGTGAGaagatcttcactgagctgatctgCCTCATCCAGAAAAGCTGCTCTGATGTGAAGCAACagatcagatcccagcaggaaactgaagtgagtcgagtcaaagagcttcaggagaagctggagatggagatcactgagctgaagaggaaagacaCTGAGCTGAAAGAGCTCTTAAacacagaggatcacaaccAATTTCTACAAAATTATctctcactgtcagcactcacTGAGTCAACAGAatcatccagcatcaatatccGTCCTCTGGGGTACTTTGAAGttgtgacaacagctgtgtcagaggtcagagataaaCTGCAGCACATTCTGAGAGAGAAATGCACAGACATCTCACTGAtagtcactgaagtggatgttttactcTCAGATCCACAAGCAGAGCCAAAGAGGAGAGCTGGATTCTTAAAATTATCACatgaaatcacactggatccaaacacagcaaacacatgGCTGCTAATATCAGAGAGGAACAGAAAAACGACAGCAATGAATAATCAACAGCCGtattctgatcatccagacagattcactGATTACTGGCAGGTTCTGAGCACCGATAGACTgactggacgttgttactgggaAGTTGAATGGAGAGGAGGAGTTCATGTAGCAGTTGCATACAAGAATATCAACAGAGCGGGGATGGGGAATGAATGTGGATTTGGAGGTAATGCAAGATCTTGGGCATTGAAATGTTCCCAAAACAGTTATACATTTTGGCACAACAACATCCAAACCCCCATCTCAGGTCCTCAGTCCTCCAGAataggagtgtacctggatcacagtgcaggtattctgtctttctacagcatctctgaaaccatgaccctcctccacagagtgcagaccacattcactcagccgctccATGCTGGAC is a window from the Pelmatolapia mariae isolate MD_Pm_ZW linkage group LG5, Pm_UMD_F_2, whole genome shotgun sequence genome containing:
- the LOC134627028 gene encoding tripartite motif-containing protein 16-like; translated protein: MAQHKNLMDKEKFCCSICLDLLTDPVTIPCGHSYCMNCIKTQWDSEDTKQIHSCPQCRQTFTPRPSLVKSTMLADLVDELKKIGLQAAPSDHSYAGPEDVACDFCTGVKLKAMKSCLVCLASYCEKHLQPHYDSLTFKKHKLVDPSKKLQDNICSRHDEVMKIYCRTDHQSICYLCSMDEHKGHNTISAAAERTERQKELEVSQENIQQRIQDREKDVKLLQHEVEAISQSAEKAVEESEKIFTELICLIQKSCSDVKQQIRSQQETEVSRVKELQEKLEMEITELKRKDTELKELLNTEDHNQFLQNYLSLSALTESTESSSINIRPLGYFEVVTTAVSEVRDKLQHILREKCTDISLIVTEVDVLLSDPQAEPKRRAGFLKLSHEITLDPNTANTWLLISERNRKTTAMNNQQPYSDHPDRFTDYWQVLSTDRLTGRCYWEVEWRGGVHVAVAYKNINRAGMGNECGFGGNARSWALKCSQNSYTFWHNNIQTPISGPQSSRIGVYLDHSAGILSFYSISETMTLLHRVQTTFTQPLHAGLRLNGWCVFGASAKFCELKHL